The following DNA comes from Blattabacterium cuenoti.
TCACTCCAGTGGACGAGATGGTCCCTGAAGGAATTATAGTAGCTTTTGGAACAGATAACATCTGTGATATCTACAAACCTTTTTCTGATGGAAATCTATGGATAGAATTACGTGTTATGTTAGAAGCTTGTCATTATTATGATATAGACCATTTGGTAAAAATTGCTACAATAAACGGATTAAAAGTTTTAGGATTATAATTTATTTTTTTATTACTTTTTCTGGACGCATTTGTGGAAAAAGTAAAACTTCTTGAATAGAATTATTTTGAGTTAGTAACATGACCAAACGATCGATTCCAATTCCAATTCCTGCAGTAGGAGGCATTCCAAATTCCAAAGCTCGTATGAAATCTTTATCAATAGACATAGATTCATCTTTTTTGTCTCCATTTTTTATTGACTTTATTTGTTCCCGAAAACGATACATTTGGTCGATAGGATCATTAAGTTCTGAATAAGCATTCGCAATTTCTTGTCCATTTATAATAAGTTCGAAACGTTCTGATAAATTTTTTTTACAACGATGTTTTTTGGTTAAAGGACTCATTTCTATAGGAAAATCAATAATAAAAGTAGGATTTATATAATTTTTTTCACATTTTTCTTCAAAAATGTTATCAATGAGTTTGGATTTACTCATTTTTACATTTTCTTCTATATGCAATTTTTTACAAACTATTCTTAATTCCTCTTTTTCCATTTCTTGTAGATCGAACCCTGTGTATTTTTTAATAGAATCCAATATAGAAATACGAGGAAAAGGAGTTTTAAAACTAATATGATTATTTTTTTTAAATTTATTCCATATGTATTTCATCAGTTTTTCTGTAAAATTCATCATCCAGTAATAATCTTTATAAGCTACATAAAGCTCTAGTACAGTAAATTCTGGATTATGAATACGGTCCATTCCTTCATTTCTGAAATTTCTGGAAAATTCATATACTCCATGAAATCCACCAATGATAAGTCTTTTCAAATAAAGTTCATTAGCTATACGTAAATATAATGGAATTCCAAGTGTATTATGATAGGTTTCGAAAGGACGAGCAATTGCTCCTCCAGGAATGGATTGTAAAACAGGGGTGTCTACTTCTAAATACCCTTTTTCATCCAAGAAATTTCTTATATTTTGTATGATTCTCGTACGTTTAAAAAAAATGTCTTTTACATGATCGTTTACGATAAGATCAACATAACGCATACGATAACGTTGTTCTGTATTGGAAAAAGCATCATGTATTTTTTTATTTTTATCTATTTTTACTTGTGGCAATGGTCGTATAGATTTGGATAATAAAGTTAATTTATCAACATGTACCGTAATTTCATCCATTTTTGTCTTAAATAAAAAACCTTTCACTCCAATAATATCTCCTATATCTATAAGTTTTTTTAAAAAAATATTGTAAGTATCTTCCTTACCCATTTTATCCGAAGATAAATGATCCTTCGAAAAGTAGATTTGTATACAACCTGTATGGTCTTTTATTTCTCCAAAAGAAGCTTTTCCTAAAATTCGAAAACGCATTAAACGTCCAGCTATGCTAATGGTTTTTTTTTCTGTAAAAATTTTTTTTATATTAAATATTGTATCATTAACTATATATTCTTCTGAAGGATATGGGTTTATACCTAATGATTTTAGTTGATCTATTTTTTTTATGCGTATAATTTGTTGTTCTGATAACATATACTGATTTTTGTCTATCCCAAGGTATGAACAAGACGAAGGTACATTTGATTATATTATATTATATATTTATGAAAAAAAAAATACTTTTTTTCGAAGATTTAGGAAAAAAAGAATATAAAGAAACTTGGAAGTATCAAAAAAAATTATTTGATGATCTCATCCAAAAAAAAGAAAATAACAAATTTTATAAAAAAGAAGCAGGATATTTTCTTTTTGTAGAACATCCACATGTATACACTATAGGTAAAAATGGAAAAAAAGATAACCATTTATTGGTTACATCAGAATTTTTAAAAAAAATAAATGCTAGTTTTTGTAAAACAGATCGAGGAGGAGATATCACTTATCATGGACCTGGACAACTTATAGGATATCCCATTTTGAATATGGATTATTTTTTTACGGATATTCATAAATATCTTCGGATGTTAGAAGAAGTGATTATCCATTTTTTATGGAAAAATTATGGAATCATTGGAGAACGAAAGAAAGGAAGAACAGGAGTTTGGTTTCATAATCAAATAGGAAAATCAAGAAAAATATGTGCAATAGGAATTAGAATAAGTCGTTGGGTTACTATGCATGGATTTGCTTTAAATGTAAATACAGACTTACGGTATTTCGATCATATTATTCCTTGTGGAATTTATAATCAAGAAGTTACTTCTTTAAAAAAAGAATTAAAAAAAAATGATATCTCTTTTCAGGAGGTTAAACAGATGGTAAAAAAATCCTTTCAAGAAATTTTTGATGTAGAATTTGTTTCTATGCATCATAAATAAAAAAATAAATTCTATGAAATGGATTTTTTTATTTCTGCTATCACAATTCCGTCTTGATCTATTTTTCTTATCCAAACATCTTGTAATGTATTTCTATATATAGTAGCATCGTTGTATGAATTCAATGGGATTTTAGTTC
Coding sequences within:
- the lipB gene encoding lipoyl(octanoyl) transferase LipB, with product MKKKILFFEDLGKKEYKETWKYQKKLFDDLIQKKENNKFYKKEAGYFLFVEHPHVYTIGKNGKKDNHLLVTSEFLKKINASFCKTDRGGDITYHGPGQLIGYPILNMDYFFTDIHKYLRMLEEVIIHFLWKNYGIIGERKKGRTGVWFHNQIGKSRKICAIGIRISRWVTMHGFALNVNTDLRYFDHIIPCGIYNQEVTSLKKELKKNDISFQEVKQMVKKSFQEIFDVEFVSMHHK
- the lysS gene encoding lysine--tRNA ligase, whose product is MLSEQQIIRIKKIDQLKSLGINPYPSEEYIVNDTIFNIKKIFTEKKTISIAGRLMRFRILGKASFGEIKDHTGCIQIYFSKDHLSSDKMGKEDTYNIFLKKLIDIGDIIGVKGFLFKTKMDEITVHVDKLTLLSKSIRPLPQVKIDKNKKIHDAFSNTEQRYRMRYVDLIVNDHVKDIFFKRTRIIQNIRNFLDEKGYLEVDTPVLQSIPGGAIARPFETYHNTLGIPLYLRIANELYLKRLIIGGFHGVYEFSRNFRNEGMDRIHNPEFTVLELYVAYKDYYWMMNFTEKLMKYIWNKFKKNNHISFKTPFPRISILDSIKKYTGFDLQEMEKEELRIVCKKLHIEENVKMSKSKLIDNIFEEKCEKNYINPTFIIDFPIEMSPLTKKHRCKKNLSERFELIINGQEIANAYSELNDPIDQMYRFREQIKSIKNGDKKDESMSIDKDFIRALEFGMPPTAGIGIGIDRLVMLLTQNNSIQEVLLFPQMRPEKVIKK